The Daphnia carinata strain CSIRO-1 chromosome 2, CSIRO_AGI_Dcar_HiC_V3, whole genome shotgun sequence genome has a segment encoding these proteins:
- the LOC130687068 gene encoding hydroxymethylglutaryl-CoA lyase, mitochondrial-like, with product MFKIIVPNRSIFRYFSKTSRNRTYVRIVEVGPRDGLQNEKQVVPTSTKIEFINKLSDAGLKSIEATSFVSPKWVPQMADHSEVFMGINKYPDVSYPVLTPNVLGLNAAMKVGAKEVAVFGAASESFSRKNINCTVEESIQRFKEVVNEAKQHGIRIRGYVSCVVGCPYEGPIAPSAVAKVAEALFDVGCYEVSLGDTIGVGTPGSISKMLKEVTKHVSVETLALHCHDTYGQALANILRGIDMGIAVVDSSVGGLGGCPYAKGASGNVASEEVVYMLHGLGIDTGVDLNKLIDAGEYMCAVLGRPSGSKVSRAMLSKKC from the exons atgtttaaaatCATTGTTCCGAACAGGTCCATTTTTCGATATTTCAGC AAAACTAGCCGAAACAGGACTTATGTTAGGATCGTTGAAGTTGGACCGAGGGATGgtttgcaaaatgaaaaacaagtcGTACCAACTTCcacgaaaattgaattcattAACAAGTTATCAGATGCAGGACTAAAATCGATAGAGGCCACCAG TTTTGTGTCACCAAAATGGGTTCCTCAAATGGCAGACCACTCAGAAGTGTTCATGGGAATTAACAAGTACCCTGATGTCAGCTATCCTGTTCTAACTCCAAATGTTTTGGGCTTGAATGCTGCA ATGAAGGTAGGGGCTAAAGAAGTAGCTGTTTTTGGGGCTGCATCAGAATCTTTCAGTCGAAAGAACATCAATTGCACTGTAGAAGAAAGTATTCAAAGATTTAAAGAAGTTGTGAATGAGGCGAAACAGCATGGAATACGAATTCGCGGATACGTGTCTTGTGTAGTTGGATGCCCCTACGAGGGTCCCATCGCACCCTCCGCTGTTGCCAAA GTTGCTGAAGCATTATTCGACGTCGGATGCTATGAAGTTTCCCTAGGTGATACAATTGGAGTAGGAACTCCTGGGTCTATCAGCAAAATGTTAAAGGAAGTCACGAAGCACGTTTCCGTTGAGACGCTAGCACTCCATTGCCACGACACGTACGGGCAAGCCTTGGCTAACATCTTAAGAGGAATTGAT ATGGGGATAGCCGTCGTAGATTCATCTGTTGGGGGATTAGGCGGATGTCCATATGCAAAGGGAGCATCAGGTAATGTGGCGTCGGAGGAAGTTGTCTACATGTTGCACGGGCTCGGTATAGACACAGGAGTTGATCTGAATAAGCTAATCGATGCAGGCGAGTACATGTGCGCTGTGCTAGGGCGGCCGAGTGGATCAAAAGTAAGTCGTGCCATGTTgtcaaaaaaatgttga
- the LOC130687069 gene encoding peptide deformylase, mitochondrial-like, translating to MFQHTKLLNKRPITPVLVRCRSSFAKFQAWYRDLWAPQLPAPPFKHVCQIGDPTLRLKAGEVPLEELSSDRMKHILLVLRSVMKNYKSVGISAPQIGIPLRIMMIEIPEYVVQHFGPEVCKTREIVTTPFRVFINPVMEIKDFKQTLFPEACESLKGMSALVPRYRGVHIKGYEYDGSPTEWDVTGWAARIIQHEMDHLNGRIYTDIMECKSLQVDLWKTINAKQGNVFVKYNK from the exons ATGTTTCAACATACCAAACTTTTAAATAAACGTCCTATTACACCAGTTTTAGTCCGCTGTCGATCATCCTTCGCAAAATTTCAAGCATG GTACCGCGATCTGTGGGCTCCCCAACTACCGGCTCCGCCTTTCAAACACGTGTGCCAAATCGGTG ACCCAACATTAAGGCTAAAAGCTGGAGAAGTGCCACTTGAAGAGCTTAGTTCTGATCGGATGAAGCatattcttcttgttttgagAAGTGTAATGAAAAACTATAAATCAGTTGGGATTTCAGCCCCACAGATTGGGATTCCTTTAAGAATTATGATGATTGAAATTCCAGAATATGTAGTACAACATTTTGGTCCAGAAGTTTGTAAAACACGTGAAATAGTCACTACCCCTTTTAGG GTATTTATCAACCCAGTaatggaaataaaagattttaagCAAACTCTTTTTCCTGAAGCTTGTGAGAGCCTCAAAGGGATGAGTGCCTTGGTACCGAGATATAGAGGAGTGCATATTAAG GGATACGAATACGATGGATCTCCGACGGAATGGGACGTAACAGGCTGGGCGGCAAGAATCATTCAACATGAAATGGATCATCTGAATGGTCGTATTTACACGGATATAATGGAATGCAAGTCTCTGCAAGTAGATCTTTGGAAAACGATTAATGCCAAACAAGGAAATGTCTTCGTTAAATATAACAAATGA
- the LOC130687058 gene encoding myotubularin-related protein 9-like, whose product MEFAHLIKSPRVEKVLVHRPLNKSVEGVLCITGHHLIFSAGGESPDEFWLIHRIIDLVERKPNTPPAPGGTLTLKCKDFSVISFDFQNSEELNNVSASLDCLSSIENQSLYYPFFYQPVYNVIEDGWTAFRPEIEFSKLVMQQQEDWRISYVNKDYSICSSYPSAVVVPKAVDDDVLIAAASFRVGGRFPVLSYRHEGGAVMMRSSQPPSGPNVKRCREDEKLLNSVLKPGMRGYIIDTRHQSTTPTPKSKGSGGFEIESHYPQWRRIHKPIERLQSLLESLSKLVEACLDTGSSMDKWLSRLESSQWLSYVKETMNCACLVSQCIDQETAAVLLHGGEGLDSTLAVSALAQVILSPDSRTVHGFEALIEREWIQAGYPFVQRHHRSALSNTVSRGKENAPTFLLFIDCTWQIMQQFPCSFEFNEGFLIQLARHSYWSQFGTFLGNNELDRHQMQLANKTVSLWSHLNRPEILRSFLNPLYEPNNRVIWPSVAPMSVNLWPAMYLAYVVEPKVYDDAWRDIAAICEQDKELRSKAQRLRRQLIDLERDAISKGLLDSPSSIGTVFD is encoded by the exons ATGGAGTTTGCACACCTCATCAAATCACCTAGGGTTGAAAAAGTACTAGTACACCGCCCACTTAACAAGTCTGTTGAAGGAGTGCTATGTATTACTGGACACCATCTGATTTTCTCTGCTGGAGGAGAGAGTCCTGATGAATTCTGG CTGATTCACAGGATTATAGATTTAGTTGAAAGAAAACCCAACACACCCCCAGCCCCAGGCGGCACTCTTACTCTTAAGTGCAAAGATTTTTCTGTCATTAgctttgattttcaaaattcagAAGAGTTGAATAATGTTTCAGCATCGCTGGATTGCTTGTCGTCCATAG AAAATCAGTCACTCTACTACCCTTTCTTCTATCAACCAGTTTACAATGTAATTGAAGATGGGTGGACAGCCTTTAGgcctgaaattgaattttccaAGCTAGTCATGCAACAACAGGAAGACTGGAGAATTTCTTATGTCAATAAGGATTATTCAATCTGTTCTTCATACCCTTCTGCCGTTGTAGTCCCAAAAGCTGTGGACGATGATGTCTTAATAGCTGCTGCATCGTTTAGAGTTGGAGGAAGATTTCCCGTCCTATCCTATAGGCATGAAGGAGGA GCGGTGATGATGCGAAGTAGTCAGCCTCCTTCTGGACCAAACGTCAAACGTTGCCGTGAAGATGAAAAACTCCTTAACAGTGTACTAAAACCAGGAATGCGTGGATATATTATTGACACTCGCCATCAGAGCACAACTCCAACGCCCAAA TCTAAAGGATCAGGGGGCTTTGAGATCGAATCTCACTATCCACAATGGCGCCGAATTCATAAGCCCATCGAAAGACTACAATCATTACTAGAATCTCTATCCAAACTTGTTGAAG CCTGCTTAGACACTGGCAGTTCTATGGATAAGTGGTTGTCTCGGCTAGAATCTTCCCAATGGCTCTCCTATGTTAAAGAGACTATGAACTGTGCTTGTTTGGTTTCTCAGTGCATTGATCAGGAAACTGCTGCCGTGTTGCTGCATGGAGGGGAAGGTCTTGATTCGACTTTGGCCGTCTCTGCTCTCGCTCAAGTCATCCTTAGTCCTGATTCAAGAACTGTTCACGG ATTTGAGGCATTGATTGAGCGTGAATGGATTCAGGCGGGATATCCATTCGTCCAACGTCACCACCGTTCGGCCCTGAGTAACACTGTCTCTCGGGGGAAAGAAAACGCACCTacatttttactttttatcgATTGCACTTGGCAAATCATGCAACAATTCCCATGCAGTTTTGAGTTTAACGAAGGATTTCTTATTCAATTAGCTCGCCATTCTTACTGGTCTCAATTCG GTACGTTCCTGGGAAACAATGAATTAGATCGTCATCAGATGCAATTGGCAAATAAGACGGTTAGTTTATGGTCGCATCTCAATCGACCAGAAATACTTCGGTCTTTCTTGAACCCTCTGTACGAGCCCAACAACCGCGTTATTTGGCCTTCTGTTGCTCCGATGAGTGtg AATTTGTGGCCGGCCATGTATCTCGCCTATGTGGTAGAACCTAAAGTTTACGACGATGCGTGGCGTGACATTGCTGCAATTTGTGAGCAGGACAAAGAATTACGCTCTAAAGCCCAACGACTTCGTCGTCAACTGATTGATCTGGAACGTGATGCCATTTCAAAGGGTCTTCTCGACAGTCCCAGCAGTATAGGAACAGTCTTCGAttaa